ggggggggggggatttgaTTTGAAGCCATGTTTATACAAAATGATAGctaattagtttaaccgactcaTAAATCTTGCACCAGCagatttgataaacaaatttaacagtttaaatgCATGAATCACAAAATACGAGTAGAGATGTCCTGCCAAACCCTAGTCTTGTTTCTTGAATCtgtaagcatttttttttgGGAATATTATAACGAAAGTGGTTAATTTACTTAATAATATATCACAGTTTTCTTCAAACATGGAGCCTGAAAAATTCTGCCACTCTCTACCAAAACAGTAACGCAATATGAGGAGTGCAAATGCTCTGTGCTCTAACATTGCTTTCAGCGCACATGCACATTCTGGGACTGCTTCCAGCATGAATCCGGAAGTGCTTTTTTAAGTGCTTTTCTCCCTGATAATGAGAAATTtatgagtaaaaacaaaatgttgtttttatgtttattattacCCCTTATGAggtgctgttgtttttaactAAACAGAGTCCTCAATCTAAAACAAGTAGTTAACAGTGGTGATGGGCAGCACTggttttaacttgctggaaatGCTGAGTGTGGGAGGTTCCATGTTGCAGAGTTCGGTTATGTCAAATCTAACTCGCAACCCATGGCAGCCACCATGACAAGACACGTAATTGATCATCTCTTCTAATGCAACCCGGTTTGCCAGTGAAGTTACTGAAGAGAACTGCAGACTATAGTCTCCTGTTAATAGGCTGATGATCTCCAAAAAGCTCTGTGCAGTCAGTGCACAGAGATGTTTAGATAGCAGTCACATCCTTAAATACAGTTAATGGGATGATGTGGGCTCTTAGAGAATGTGTGCAGGCTTGGTAAGGTTCGAGATGGAATCTTTGGGCCCCATCTAAGCCCTAGTTATGATCACGCATCCTAAACAAGTGACCCGTTGATGCATTAAAccaaaaatgtattgttttgaaGGCTCTTTGGTGACCATATTCAACTAGTTGTCAGCAACAGCTTTCAGTCTTCTTTGCCCCTTTAGGTACTTGAGCTTACATTAGTTTCAACTCTCACATGTTCTCTACCAGTCATTAAACatctttaacctttttaacAAATGCTTTATATGTCTTAGACTCTATAAGCATTAATTCTGTGTTTGTATGAGAGAAAATAGCAAGTCAGTATCTTGAATTCAACTccaaataccattacaaagagacaaacaaaacaaacaagccaATCATGTTCATGCCACTATGAATTCAGCTAATCTCCTAACAAAGAAGGAATACGTCTGATGAAATAATTGCAAATGGTACTGAGAGTGCTTTTTGCCTTGTCTCACTGTTTGGAATTTGGCTTGTCAAAGAagaatagaagaaaaaaaaggggataTTGATGTGAATAATGAGAAGACAGTGCAGTGCAATGGGGGATAAAACTGCCTTCTCCACCAATTCAGCTGTCTCTAGCTGACTAGAACCTTCTGTGTGgattaaatataataaaaagccaaaaatactcTTCAGCATTGGTATTAAATCAGCTGTTAGTAGGTTAAACTAAATGTACACTACATGGCAGGTTTGTGAAGAGACCTCCATATTCAGTAACAGCGATACAAACAAATTCTATTGTTGTTAAATCTACATCTTTCTACATCTACTTACCAAGTCAAATAAAGACTGTAGGCACCACTTACAGCCTAAGCAAATGCATTGGAGCCACTAATAGTAGTCATAATTAACTCATTGGAAATTCAGTATTTGTTTTATGGATGTTTCTGAGGTGAAACTCAAaacaaagcacaaaaacactgaaaatatacTGAAACATATGTTATGGGAGATAATGATAATACATGTAGATATAACCTCTGAGTACAAACTGTACTGTGTCACACTATATTTTGATTCTCTCCTATTAGTGTCTAATAGGTTGGACAGATCCCCTGTGTATCTTGATGATGGCATTACCATTCATGTACAAATGGATGCAAATTAAATAAACTGAGCCAAATCTGAAATGCGTGccaaacaaaacagatttgGGAAAAGCCACCTGTTTAGTGACTTAAAGGATTTCCAAATTTACACGACAGTCATAATAGCAGTGTGGGAAGAATGTATGatgatttaaaagagaaatatagCAACAATCGAGCAACACCACACCGGAAAAAAGGGGGCTTTGTGAAGCCAGAAAGGGTAACAAAGAGAAGGTCAGAGGGTATCAGTCCTCAGGGGATGTAGTTACTCGTAGTTACCGATTCTCACCAGCAGCTCTGGGGAATTGGACAAGGCGGAGCTCTCTACAAGAGGATGCTGGGATATAATgtggaggaggaaggagggtgGAGTCAGGGAGATGCGTGCTCTGTAGCAGCTGGTGGGGGAAGGGAGGAGCGAAAAGAGttgggagggagggaggatggGGCCGTTCTAACAGGAGGAACTGGGGCTTTTGTATCTCTCATCCCTGGCAAGGACCTCAGGTAAGAGAAAGAGTCAGTATTTCATAGATGGTTACAAGCTGGGGTTAAGAGTTGATGGTGAAACCTTCTCATGAGTATTTTTTGACTTGGCTACCTGTAGCAAACCTTGCCTGAGTGCTTGCATGTGTAGGTGTGTGcttctttctttatttgtgtCATTGTGTTTTAGAGAAGAGGTTTTTGCCCGGTTCAACCGAGTTAATTAACATGTGTAAGCCCTGGTGATGGAAAATCTAATTATGGGGAAAGAAAATGGGGGAAAGCAGCAGCAACGCGCCCCTCTGAGGGCAGTTGTTCCTGGCAACTGGATGGCACAACTGAGTTGTGAAGGCAACAAAAAGCATGTCAGCACAGAGGGcaatgaaataaatacagaacACATACTTTAAAGATAGTTGTTAAAATTAAGAGCAATGTGCCTTTATGAATCTTATCCTTGTTGTAGTTTGTGTGTTGATACCATCTTGTATACTGGTGTTTTGATTACAGTAATATCTGATTTTCACACCAGtctaattcacatttttactctttagcTCTTTCATCCTTTAGCTTGAAgtttcttattttgaattttgtcaaATTGAGAATCTTCTTCATTTTCTTGAGTTTTCTAAGCTCTGCTTCACTTGCATTTATAGTTTTCTTGActtgtgtttgatatttatggtGTACAAGTTGCACTGATCTATATGTTTCTTTTGCACTATTTCCAAAGGGAGTATCCCCTTTAGGCTTATTTATGTCCTACTTTATATAAGCTTACCTTACATTGTAtatcagtgaaaacatttttttacaaatacTTATTCTTTATCAACCTTATTCCCTGAGGTGCTACCGTAGATATGACTATTGGTGGTATAACAACCATCATTGCCCTTGTACTGATGTGCATCTGTTAATTTGGAGTGAACTTTGAAAAATTAATCGACCAGAGGTTGCCATCTCTCATGGGGCTACTTGATGCTGCTCCGTCTGTCCCATAGACTGAAGAAAGAACGGTCTgtcctctgctcagctgtgctcttgtagttgtctgtctctgtgccaAGTTGAGCTAACATCattgatatgtttgtattttctaacaaCTAACTCAGTATTCACGGATATTCCCTCAGAGAACTTGTTTAAGTTCCGCCTTCTCTGAAATGATTCTTCTTTGCATTGGGGCAATGTTGCATTgttcaacactgcccccatgagTGCCATTGTTGTTGCAACATTTGGGTCTTATCCATTAGCTTAGAGAAAatcgacaaaaaaaaaaacagatgaaatgaaCACAGAGTACAAACAGAAAGGTCCATCTGTATCCATATACATTTCAaatgtagagcataaatgagccttgaCCAGTAGCAGTTGTTTTGAAGTAAGCTGTAAGTTATAAgttacatttctgacatttcccaGTTCTGGTACCTCTTGCTTTCTTTGTAGTTTTACTTACTAGACCACGTTAAATATGTGTCTTTAACAAGTGTGGTGTCTAAAACATGCTTTTCACTATCTGAATGCATCAAGGATTTCATTCAACATAAATCAGTACAAAAATCAAATTCAGTAAACTGAAGAAGTAACCATGTAGATactattaaaaaacatattaaaagaTGGGCTAGTTTGTGAAATAATAAGAATTTTGTAACATCCACAAACTGAAGCGAGAAATGTAAAGCTAATGACTGGGCTCTACGTgggttttaaaatgtataagGTTGCACCCCACCTCCACAAGTGCCTTTATTACTATGCATTTACTTATACAGAGCTAATAAAGTTTGCTTAGTATGCTTATGTATGTCCTCTGAGATCTGTTCTTCATGCTGTTTTCTCAGTCCTAGATAGCACAGGTCAAAATAGTTACATTATCCCATGTAAAGTGTAAGagatgatttacattttttcaattcCTGAATTGCTCTTAAATACCAGTTTGACAGAAGACATAGGAAGTCACACCTAGAATTCACGCTAGGTATTATGGGGCTCGGAATAAGTTAGATATAGGTTCTTGTAAAAGGTACGATTAACCACCCTGCTCGTTGTTGTTCTGATTGATGATCCAACCACTGCTACAATACCCACTTGGTTATCCATCTGGATGGTGTAGCAGTTGAATGCCTGGGGAAGATTCTGACAGGAAAGATACAAAGTTTGTTTCCCTAATTAGAAATCCCACCGCTGAAACGGGTAGTGATTGAAGACTGGTTTTTACTTGGAAAGTAAACACATTCCGTTTTAGAGCTTGTAAAATGTCTATCTGGATGTGTTCATCATGTAACATTTTTCCTTCTCACTGATTAACCAAGTCCTGTGCTGAAGAAGACTTTATTGTCTTTCAGGCTGACCCTTTTAAGCGACAAGCTACTGAGAGATCAATGCAAGTCTTGACTGACATCTGCATGCCCAGTAGTATCATTGCACATGTGTTAGACCTATGTAGAGATGACCTTGATTTAACTATTGATTCTTTCTTCAGCAGTGTCTGATTTAGTTCATCATGTGAAGGCACTGTCTCAAGACAATGCTCTAGTCTTTGCACCTGTTGTGTAACTGTAGTTGATGGTATATTGAGCTCACTGTTATGCACTTAGAGCTAGAGGGTGTGGGATAAGTAAATCAGTGCCCTATAACATTGATGGATCGGTTAGCCAGCCCTTGAAAATATGTTGCAGCTGTATGCAAAGCATAGGATATGAGTAAGAGTGATAAATGGAGGACtatgtgttttgtgtttctttgagGATGTGGGTGTACAATAAAAGAATCAACTGTGACTGTGCATCTTGCCATTCTTGTGATGGGTGGTATTAATCCCCTTGGCCtgctaaaatgtaaaaacacagttGCACCTGTCTTAAAAACCCAAAAAGCCCTTGTCACCTTTACCCTTAAAAACTTAATTGTATTCATTCCTCCTGTGAAATGTTCCTCTCTTGTATATAAGTATTTAGTgtagttatttttctttaatgctGTACCCCTTTCTCCATCTCCTAGGGTCAAACCAATAACAATGCATGTCCTTTAAGCAGCCAGTCATGGCTCATAGGAAGAGGCCAGGAACCAGTGGAGGAAACGGTATGGCTGCTCCAAGCCTTGCCCCCTGTTCCAACCCTCATCCTACAGAGTCATGTGAACGCAAAGTTCTCCCTTCTCGGCAACGTCCAGTCCGCTACCCCAAAGAATCACATGATCCGAAGCCCCTTCCCCGGTCCTGTAAGGCACAATATTCCTCTCCAAAGTCTCAAAGAGTCAGTCACAACCATCCAGAAGCAGATGTAGTCACAGAGGGGGATGTGAATCTGTACAGCAACCAAGTGGATGCAGATCTGGAGGACCAGCGGCCAGCAACGCCCTCCACACCAGAACATGACCGTGACCAAGATGAGCATGACAGGGCAGACTTCCACGATGGAGCTGACAGCCTGGATGACGACTCCAGCTCTGACTACATTAATAACACTTCAGATGATGAGGAAGACTACGATGATGGTGAGTGTGATGATAGTCATGTGGATGATTACTTATGCTGATCACAGTTATAGATTTTATCCTCTTCTCCATTAGCAAGCCTTCCACTATTGGTTCTGATTTATTCAGTCTTTccttttgtaaaaatgactacAATACTAGATTTATTTGTCCAGGACtgattaaatttgtttttttagcaagaaagcagaacaaaacaaacctATCGAAGgcagcagcagcttcaaaaGCAGTGCTTTTTGTTGAAGTACCACAGTTGCCTGAAGTCactctttgtgtttgttaatTTAAGCCAGACTCTTACTAGCAAAAATATCCACCcaaataatgtctttttttctgcagcataaACATATCCTACAGAATTTGGCTAGAACAAGGCTATTGTGCTGATTACTTCATTAATAGAGGGTTTACAGGTGATGTCACAGTCGGTGGGGGTCACTGCAGTCCCAGCCACAGAGTGCAAGAAAGTGCAAACGTGTGACAGTAATCAGTAGGGTGACAGCAGGAGACAGCTTTGTTTCAGTGAAAAACTGCTGTCTTTTCAATGATTAAtgtgctaacccctgtgctgctGTACAGCCCTTAAACTATTCAGTTGTTGACAAAATGACTGTTCATAAGTATGTCACTTATTATACACCACCAGAAGGCTCTcattctcaggattctgacagTGCTAACCATTACAGCATAAAACCACCACAACAGGCTTTCtcaagctacaaacaaacaaacagaggctCTCCTGTACTCTTCTGATCATGATATTCCATCaaaacagtcctgctgcatcagaaagagtACCCACAACCTAAACACATTCATATTTTAGTCCCAAAACATGATTATATCCATAAAGATCCATGGACTGGTATGTGATTTCCTAATTGACATTGTTCTTAACAGTCCACTATATTCGCTGtaataatgtcttttttccaGGTAGTTATTTGCAATGTTATATCAAAAATTGCCTGCCAACCCTGATCTTTTCTTGAGTCTCCAATTTGAAAATGCCTGGTCTTGCCAGGTGTAAAATACtaattttctgttctattgttgTCAACCTTAACTAGCAaaggcttcatgctttggtccatTGTTACAGCTTATAACTCCCAGCTATGTCTGCAGGCCTTTGTTTCACAATACAAATTCAGAcaggtttttttcttcttttttttttatatattactCAATGCTAGTAGCAGCtacagtgagtctgacagtttggAATGAAAATACCTTGTTAATGCGTGTACATTGTATGGTTCAAAGACAGCATtcaatttgaatttgataaATAATTCGGGTTTTAAACAGACTACCCACCACTGGCTGTTATACATATCAATGACAATGCATGAAATTGAATAGATATTATTATTTgtccttttatgttttttcaaacTGTGATAATGTCTTTGATATTGTGCTGTTTTGTTTGATGTGATAAAGTAAGATGTCCTATTGGATATTGTACTGTTCCTTAATGTTATGTTGAttttaagtcataaatttatttatttaacctttattgaaccaggttagtcccattTAGTTCAAAGAtgtctttttcaagggagacctagccaagaatggcagcaatacagtttcaaaatcaaacacactCAAACTTGCACAGTTCACAAGTGTCATGACACTGTCACTTTTTTAGATTGTTGTGACCGCAGGAAGAATAACTGCTGTCCAACAGCAGCTAATGGGTATcctactaaactaaactaaactttatCAAGATATTATTATCATCATGAGTCTTGTATCCATATACAATTATATTCTGATTCCTACTCCTAATGTGCACTGGCCTTATTCACTAAGttgaataaaatcaattaaaagaaCTTGTGAATAAACCTTGTATTTcatttagggctgtcaaaagattaacatttaaaatagcaATTAATCCCAGGATTTcttttgttaatcacaattaatcacattCCATTGCATTGGAAAATTACCCTATTTCGCATTTTAAATTGTTAGtttgtcctgttttattttactactGTCTTAAACAAAGGGccactgacttcctgttttgatacaGACCTGTTATAAGTAGGTTTATATGACATAAACTTAGCCACAGAAGAAAAATCTTGCTATGGACTAAGCAGAAAACAAAGGGAtagttaaaggttaaaaaaaggataaaattaAGTGCAGATTaattctgacttgtccactgagctctgtgagtttttaaagtgaaatgaaacattaaggagcagtggttgacatattttacattactgtggCTGTAGGAACAGGCTACAGTGGCTTATCTAAAGAGTGCTGAAAGAGACGATAAACCATGCAACTGATAGCAATTGAATTAATGTAGTGCGCTAATAGTGGTTTGTTGTTTATCGCGATTAatgcgattaatcttgacagccctaattccATTAGAAACACACTATGCAAACTCCAATGgtcgtctgaggcggcagacccacgcctaagcagcgccaccgaggaactcacgctcccattgattactatggtgttcaaaatttcaaagtccaaGAAAAACCAAACAGGTGTGCGGATCATCACTAAagtctaatcgattcttccctgtcactatcccaatattccctgaaagtttggtgaagatctgactttccgttctcgagttatcttgtacacatacaaacaaacaaacagagaaagatACGGagccctttacataaccccctgccgatttcatcggcgtgggtaataattaggcaaggcaagtttatttgttttgcacattttagcaACAAGGCAATCACACAAGACATCAAAGACACGATGGCAAAGGGAAATAGAAACgcaacagaaaaatgtaaaggaTTTAAAGAGATTAGATAGTTGTTAAACATAAGAGGCCCCAGGATGGAGCCCATGTGGGACACCACATGCAATTTTGTCTGTTTAGATTTAAAGTTACCTTTTGACACAAAATACTCCCTGTCCTATAAGTCTAGTACTATGCCAGAAAGCCCCACCCAGTCTCCCAGTTGGTTGAGTGATATATTGTGGTTGACTGTGTCGAAGGCAGCACTGAGTTTCAATAATACTAAAACTGAAGTTCTGCCACAGTCTGTGTTTAAGCGGATGTCTTTAAACACCTTCAACCAGAATTAAAATATGGAATAACCTCCATTAGTATGTAGCTGCTAGTGTTCAGAAATTGAAGACTAATTATAATTTTGATAATTAAACCCAGTGTATTAAAGACATTGTGATGATCATCCCCTGCAGGTCTGGCAGAGGAGGATGAAGGTACAACTTACTACATCCGCTACTGCCCCGAGGATGACAGCTACATGGAGGGCATGGACTGCAGCAGCCAGGGAGACTGTAACCACGGACACAGCCACAACCAAGGAGACTGCAACGACAGcatgcagcagagaggagcacACCGTGATGAAATCCAGGAGGGTGAGGAAGGATGGGCAGAGGAGGGAGAGGTTGAGGGGGAGGTGAGAGAGGAAGAATGGGTAGAAGATGAAGAAGGAGAGGAGGCAGGGAGGGAGGACTGGAGAGAAGGGGAAGAAGGGAGGGAGGAGTGGagagaaggagaagaggaggggacGGAGGAGTGGAGAGAAggggaagaagaggagagggaggagtggagagaaggagaagaagaggggagggaggagtGGAGAGAAGGGGAagaagaggggagggaggagtGGAGAGAAggggaagaagaggagagggaggagtgGAGAGAAGGGGAAGAGGAGGGAAGGGAGGAGTGGAGAGAAGGGGAGgaagaggggagggaggagtGGAGAGAGGGAGACGAAGAAGGGAGGGAGGAGTGGAGAGAAGGGGAAGAGGAGGGAAGGGAGGAttggagagaggaggaagaggttaGAGAGGAgtggagagagggagatgagGCCAAAGAGGAGTGGAAAGATGAGGGCCATGTCAGGCAGGAGCAGTGGGTTGGAAGGGAGAGGCACAGGGTGGAGGAGTGGGGGGAGGGAGAAGGGGAGGTTCGTTGTGAGGTGGTGGAACAAGATCCAGATGAACAGATTTACAACGGTCGACCTGAACCCATTCTggaccaccaccaccaccatcaccaccaccctCCCCCACTGCAAGACACCCGAGAGGATGATGAGGAAGAGAGTGAGGAGTACTGCCCAAatgaggaggaagatgaagagggagatgaggaggagagacaTGGAAAAGCCTACACAGGAGACTACTATGCCCCAGAGGACAATGGGAACTCAGTGAGGGTCTCTCCATACCGCAGCCGTAAGGTGCTTGTGGTGGAGGGTGAGACGGGGGAAGAGGCCGAGGAGGACATTGACCAAATAGTTGCAGAGATCAAGATGAGTATGAGCATGGGGAGTCTGAGCAGTGGCACTGACCAAAGCCCAGAGGAGCTGGCTCAGGACCCTGCGCCGAGTGACTACTCTAACCCTAAACCTGATCCCACACCTTATCCACCCGCTCACCATCGCCATGACAGCAGGCCCAAGTCCCTGAACCTGCCCTCCATCCACCACAACACCCCAGACCTCCAGAGGAGCATTAAGGCACACCCACGCTCCCCTGAAGACAGGCAGAGATGGCAGCAGGAACAGGTGAGCTGTTTTTAAGGAGGTTGGTCAAAACCTGGGAACAGTaacactgacttttttttttttttaatggaacaCAAAACCAACACATTAGgaattaaaaactgattttcaatccatttttaacCTATACTACATGTAATAACTGTTGAGTATCAGGTAACACAGTTGAAAGCTGTTTAATATACTTTATATGTTTAAGCTTGTTGGCAGGCTGATTTCCTGCAGAGGTCGACATTTAAGTACTGTTTTGATTATCCTTAAACAACAGTATACTTGGAAGATTCCCATTGATATTTGCTTCCACCAAGCGTCAGTCATAAACACTTAAAGCTAGCTGCCTAACTATCTGAGAAGAAGGTAAAATAATGAGATGTTCAGTTTTGAAGACCAAGAATCTAGCTTTGAAATTGCAAAATCACACAAACCACCACTCTCTGTTCTTCCAAACATCAGATACAATGTATCAGTCAGATACAATGTAAGTCAGATACAATGAGGTACTTGTTTCTTCTCAAATACACACAGAAGAACTGGAACACTGGCAATCAGAAAGCACATTAACCAGACAATTTAATCTTTGATTTTGTTATCAGGTGTCACCCAACAAGACTGGAAGTCCATGAATAAACATTTCACCTTTCTGAAGTTATTTTTAACTACATTTATGGTCGCCctattaagtatttttaaatattataatatgAAAATTCTATTCAGAAGTGTTTATTCCTCTCTTTTTGTTCATAATTGTAGCTACTAGaccttttttaaatccaaaacatTGATCTCAGACAAAACTGATGTACTGTACATCATTAAGACAGAATAAAGAGTGCTATGCATTATGTCCCCAATAGTAGGGAGCCTAGACTTAGCATAAGGTGTGATCCCCACTTTTCCAACTCCAGTGGAAGCCAGTAACACTTCAGAGAAGTTTACTTTGctctggggaaaaaaaggccAGAAAATAATGCAATCTTATTAAGGGCTGTTTTTTACCTTGTCTCCTAAACCTTTGgatcccaacctggggtcttgGACCTCCTAGGGGGTGACAAATATCTCTTGGAATGAATGGGCCTTTGTTTGCACTGAGGTTTTTAGGACTAGATTTCTACATTGAAactaaaatcctaaaaaaactAGGGGTTGACCAATACTGGTTTTACAGGGCCGATACCAATACTGATTATTAGTAGTTCATGAGGCCTATAGCAAACATTTGGACtggatatattttttgttttatattgtacttaatgtgacaaaagtaaaaatgcatgaaCGTTAAAAGGAGGGAGGCGGGTAGGGGGTAGAGATCCCTGTCCTAAACTATTAAACAGGAGAAAAGTCTTGGATGAAAAATGGCCTCTCCTTCCTACAAATGCTGTGAGACTTGAActttcagtgttaaaattaaCAATTGATCACAAACTGTCAATCTTTGACATTGTCATTTTGGTTTTACAAAGTATCTCCAAAGTACCAGATAATCTTTCGCTcgctcactcactcactcactcactcactcactcactcacctTCACAAACTTCCTAATTCACTCAACAGCAACATGATTTGGTCTACACAACACACAAGGTGTCATGCTGTTTTCTAATGAAGTGGTTGTGAAGGGCAGAGCAGTCTGCACTAGCTGAGAAGGCCTTGCTGTAGTGGTTTGACTAATTCAGCGGCAGCAGTTTGGTTTGCGCCCTCCATTCAGCCACAGCACCTTCACCAGCACCTATTTCACCTAAACACATGACCACTGATACATACACATTTGCACATGTACATACCCACACAGTGCAAGGGAGGAGACACAGCAGCTCATTGCATACGAATACAAAACATGACCTCGGGTTataacatgttttattcatggTGTCTCTGTGAGTACTGGTATTGTGTCACTGAGCCATCATGTGCAAGGATCCTAAAATTGATGTAGCAAATGagagatttttctcttttactatcttctactctttttttttcaattgattCCTTTTATGCTGTAGCATTTCTAAAAGAATCATTGTTAGATCATTTTGGCAACATGAAAAATACTCAAAGACTTTTTTCTTAATGCAAGACTTGTGTGAGGTGAAATTTTGCCACACTTTATTTGGAAAAACAGTCTATGGTGAAGATAATCTTGTAGATAATGTCCGCAATTTATGAATTGGCTCCAAAAGATACAGTCTGCCTAACCTGAGAAGTGTATCCAGGTCCATAGAATAGATTAAATAATTTGGGAAGCCATTTTccctgtgttttgttttcactttgtaatgCAAGTTAAAGCAGAATCTGAAATCCAAGCTGACATAGCAAGTCACTAATGTAAACAGACTGCATCCAATAAAGGCACTGGTGCCAGTAGAACCTGGTAGTAGTAGTACTCAGCTCTAAGAGAAAGAGATTATGTTGAGAATATAAGTGGTTTGTTTCCTTCTCTATTTCTGTGA
This sequence is a window from Cheilinus undulatus linkage group 1, ASM1832078v1, whole genome shotgun sequence. Protein-coding genes within it:
- the apba2b gene encoding amyloid-beta A4 precursor protein-binding family A member 2; translation: MSFKQPVMAHRKRPGTSGGNGMAAPSLAPCSNPHPTESCERKVLPSRQRPVRYPKESHDPKPLPRSCKAQYSSPKSQRVSHNHPEADVVTEGDVNLYSNQVDADLEDQRPATPSTPEHDRDQDEHDRADFHDGADSLDDDSSSDYINNTSDDEEDYDDGLAEEDEGTTYYIRYCPEDDSYMEGMDCSSQGDCNHGHSHNQGDCNDSMQQRGAHRDEIQEGEEGWAEEGEVEGEWREGEEEGREEWREGEEEEREEWREGEEEGREEWREGEEEGREEWREGDEEGREEWREGEEEGREDWREEEEVREEWREGDEAKEEWKDEGHVRQEQWVGRERHRVEEWGEGEGEVRCEVVEQDPDEQIYNGRPEPILDHHHHHHHHPPPLQDTREDDEEESEEYCPNEEEDEEGDEEERHGKAYTGDYYAPEDNGNSVRVSPYRSRKVLVVEGETGEEAEEDIDQIVAEIKMSMSMGSLSSGTDQSPEELAQDPAPSDYSNPKPDPTPYPPAHHRHDSRPKSLNLPSIHHNTPDLQRSIKAHPRSPEDRQRWQQEQVSNGAEQPRKQQRSDLNVPLENNNVPEPTKKVASFPSFVDVPGPCEPEDLIDGIIFAANYLGSTQLLSERNPSKNIRMMQAQEAVSRVKRVQKAAKIKKKANADGDATTLTEVDLFISTQRIKVLNADSQETMMDNALRTISYIADIGNIVVLMARRRMPRTASQDCIETTPGAPEAKKQYKMICHVFESEDAQLIAQSIGQAFSVAYQEFLRANGINPEDLSQKEYSDIINTQEMYNDDLIHFSNSENCKELQLEKSKGEILGVVIVESGWGSILPTVILANMMNGGPAARSGKLSIGDQIMSINNTSLVGLPLATCQGIIKGLKNQVQVKMNIVSCPPVTTVLIKRPDLKYQLGFSVQNGIICSLMRGGIAERGGVRVGHRIIEINGQSVVATAHEKIVQALSNSVGEIHMKTMPAAMFRLLTGQETPMYI